The nucleotide sequence AAACCACTCCAAGGTGTTCTGTAGCTATGTGGCCTTGTAGGAGGATGAACTGATAGAGAAGGAGCGGAGTGCGGCTGATGCAGCATTGAGAGCCTCAGACGCCCGGGTGAGTGTCTcggcccacaccaccaccaaggacTCCATGACAGCCATCCTGGACCGCCTTCAAGCAGACATCGATAAGTAAGTACCACGTCAGTTATGTATTGCGTCAAGTGTGTATCAGTGAGTCAAGTGCGCGAGTCTGTCTGGTGCACATGGGAGATGCCGCAGTTCTGGAAGAACTACAGCAAACACTATTCGTTTTCGCGCAGGCTGGAGGCAGATCTAAAGAAAGGCCACGAGAAGATCAGTGGGAATGAGTGTGCCGTGGATCGTCTCAACAAGCAGCTGGCCAAGGCAATCGAGCTGGCACAGGTGAGTCCTTGCAGCTTCATACCGTGACAGATATacgtgtcctcttcctccttgaaaTGGTGGCCGCTGGTGCGTTCCCTCTCTGTCCTTCAAGGAGAGATCATTCCAACCTGCGGCTGTCATAGAGTTATAGGTAACGCATTATGTATTAACGTATATAAAGATAGTTAAGCCAATCACGGTTTGGCTATTAATGAAAcaggcattttttatttttttatttttttttgctgggagaggagggagcagGTAAAAGACACAGAGTTTGTAGGAGTAAGACGAGTGCGGGTTTTGTCATGGAATGTGAGTGTGGGCACATGGAAAttgttagaaataaaaagatagatataagtaaacaaatacatGTATAAATACGTGTATGGGGCGTGTGTGGGCTTATGGTGTTAGGCGCCACGCACACCTCTAGCAGAAGGGATGCATGTCAACTTACTGGTGACTCATGACTTAGGGAAGCGAGGCGCCACCCGCCGAACGTGAGGAGCGGCGCCTTCGAATGTTGCTGCAGGACCGCATGAAGGAGAGGGCGGTGCTGGAGGACGAGGCGCTCACCGTGCACCGCCACCTGTTGGAGGCTCGCGACGCGCGGGACATCCTCACCGAGAAGATTTCACGCCTCCAGCAAGGTGCTCAACTTCACCTCCAATACTGTGTGGCGACCAAACATCTCTCTATACTCAAGTGATAGCTTCTTTtaactttgttttcttgttttacgtgCATTGTTtcacgtacattttttttttttttcctggcaaTAAGTTTTGTGTTTGCTGTGTCATTTAATGCATCATTAATAACTAACAAAACAAGAATGATTTACCTGTTAGAGCTGAGTGCACTGCGAGGGCGGCAAGCGCGTCTGGAGAGTGGCGTGCACCAGGAGCGCAGTGCCCTCAAGGAGGCGGAGCGGCGGCGGGAGCGTCTTCACCGCGCCCTGGCAACAGTGGATGCTAGGCTGCACCAGGAAGCCCAGCTGAGGGAGGCTACGTCGAGAGAGGCTGACGCTTCTGAAACTCAACTTCTCGCCAAACTGCACGTGGGTTTTTAGCATCCAACGAAAAACTTTTGGGGTGCGGAACAGGATTAAATATAAACTGTACTGTTATGAGAGTGTTTGCGTACTTACACACTAACGTCAAGTCACACCTCTCTGTCGTTCAGGAGATGGAGCAGGAGGCTGCCAAGAGGGATAGCGAACTGGAGGGGttgaagaacaagagagaggagatagaaggaACACTGCTGGAGGCCACAAAGGAGAGAACAGAGTGGGAGAAGAGCCTGGCGGAGCTACGGGATATCCAGGAGACCCTGAAGAAGGACATGGGCACGGAAGGGGACCTGCACGCCATGAAGACAGAGATCACTCGCATGCAGGTGAAATGCAGTGCTTAACTAATGAagggaaaattattaaaaatgtcTGAATGTAAATGAAACCTTTcctaaaataccaaaaacagcAAGCATAAACTTCAGCCTTGTCTGTGTTTGGtgatgaaagtagtagtagtagtagtagtagtttgttgttgttattgttgttgttgttgctgctgttgctgtattagtagttgtattagaaatagcagcagcagcagtaatagtagcacaAGAAATCTAGCATAGCTAAAACAGCAACGCACATAGCAGTATCAGAACACCTACTAAGACAACCATAACACAGGCTCGCTGGCGGACGCTGCAGGCTACTCAGAAAGAACTGTCGGGGCAGCTGGAGCAGAGCGTGAGTGTGGAGGCAGCGCTCAAGACGCGCACGCTGGCAACGGTCTCCAAGCTGCGCCGCGACCCCAACGCCGCCCGAGCCACGACACTTATGCACGAAGACATACTGAAAAGGAAGCtgacaaagaacacaaaggtaAAGACTGAAGCATTCTGAAAAACTGACGCACACATTAGGTATTAGGTTTACAGTGTTATTGATTTATCGTTCCTTGATTAAAACTACAAGAAATCATTCGTTCAACCTTGATAAagttaatttaaaaaaaaataggaagaaattggtcctcaaatagaatggtagatgaatggaatggactcagtaatcaggttgttagtggtgagtcattagagagcttttaAAACAAGATAAGgcaaattcatggatgaggatgatagtgaaAATACGGGTAAGTTGATGTGTTTcccacagggactgccacgtgtaggactgatggcttcttgcagcttcccttattttcttacgttcttatgcttttctcttttctccttcaaccACTACAAAACATTATACTTGCTAGAAATTGGAAAGTCTACTCTTttgattcctttttttcttaggagtgtttatatatatatatatatatatatatatatatatatatatatatatatatatatatatatatatatatatatatatatatatatatatatatatatatatatatatatatatatatatatatatatatatatatatatatttatttatttatttatttatttatagtgtTTTCAGTGCGGTCAAGTCTTCTATACGACAGTGAATGGGCTAAGCAATGAGATAACCATCAATTAAACCTTAGGAAtgcttcactcattcatcccgCTTTCAAATATACGAGGACGGTCACTTTTCCGCTACTCACATACTGCTTACCATCATCTTGCCGTGCCTGCCTCACGTCTTCCTCTCGTGATCTGGTGAACAGAAGTTGTCTGAGATTGAGTCCGCGGTGGGGGCGGCGCGAGACGAGAGGAACCGTCTAAGTGAGGAAGGCCAGCGGCAGGAGCGGCTCTACGCACACAATGTTCGTCTGCTGCAGGAGGCAGCCACGCACCTCGAGCAGAAGCTTGTCAAGAAACAGGAGGTACATAAGCTTTCGTCCATCAAGTGTGCacagctttctttatttcttactcCATGTTATATTCAAATGAAATGTCCGCCCTACGGAAACTGTTAAAATTAAACTTATGTTCATTGTTGTCACTAAAAGGACAGGTGTCCTGCAGGAACGGTTGTGGCTGAAGGAGTGTCGTGCAAGGCTCGTATTGTGTTGTACTGAGATGAAATTTTCGTCTTAAGGAAACTTTCGAAACAACTTAAGTTGTTAATTTCGGTTTTTATAAGTTTTGATATCCCGCAGGAACAGTTGCGGCTGCAGGAGTGTCGTGCAAGGTTGAGGCACCTGACGGCGGTGCGGGAGGGCCGTTACAAGAtgctggcggcggcgggggaGGAGGCGCAGCAAGCCGTGAAGGAGAGGCTGGCGGCGCGAGCCCAGGCGTACGGCGGCGTGGTGGCACAACTGGAAGCAGGCTTCCCCAACATGGAGGTGAAGCTGCGCAATATGAAAATTCTCCTTCAAAAATTTGTGGAATAAGAACCTCCAAACTCCTCCTGTATGTGACTCACGCCGCATCacggcactgagagagagagagagagagagaga is from Scylla paramamosain isolate STU-SP2022 chromosome 9, ASM3559412v1, whole genome shotgun sequence and encodes:
- the LOC135103369 gene encoding coiled-coil domain-containing protein 40-like isoform X3; its protein translation is MFEVQQAVTRAQVNLDKSKTERRRTRELLSTARESVTTALRQEQEVVAALTAARRHEVDMKREVERLGARVAVMKAARADSEGDVTTLTRVLHKTAWDRAALEKDKMLQDLLVERLTAALERETTTMRTLQEARREEMELAHALKERARMQEEELLHLECEGVGVKRAWESNVVVLQRRSEEHSRAQEHLQQLAAERSGLKAQLHNTRKEVRQNQLEHEQHSCRLLRMERDVTKQREKLAGVREEAQQLAERHEDLAAAVEQLESSCDTKQKEAHEQKRMIERAYNDIRITTERWRRIEDQALARLAHHTAATRAARNLRRSVADARARCRQLEDELIEKERSAADAALRASDARVSVSAHTTTKDSMTAILDRLQADIDKLEADLKKGHEKISGNECAVDRLNKQLAKAIELAQGSEAPPAEREERRLRMLLQDRMKERAVLEDEALTVHRHLLEARDARDILTEKISRLQQELSALRGRQARLESGVHQERSALKEAERRRERLHRALATVDARLHQEAQLREATSREADASETQLLAKLHEMEQEAAKRDSELEGLKNKREEIEGTLLEATKERTEWEKSLAELRDIQETLKKDMGTEGDLHAMKTEITRMQARWRTLQATQKELSGQLEQSVSVEAALKTRTLATVSKLRRDPNAARATTLMHEDILKRKLTKNTKKLSEIESAVGAARDERNRLSEEGQRQERLYAHNVRLLQEAATHLEQKLVKKQEEQLRLQECRARLRHLTAVREGRYKMLAAAGEEAQQAVKERLAARAQAYGGVVAQLEAGFPNMEVKLRNMKILLQKFVE